The following proteins are encoded in a genomic region of Shinella zoogloeoides:
- a CDS encoding DNA polymerase Y family protein: protein MTRVVSLFLPTWSTDRVRRTAGDAAPPAEAPLVLIGHDGRRRVVVAADAAAQSAGLRVGMPATRAQVLVPGLLVQDAAPTADAEALDRLALWVLQRYAPIVAACLPDGIVIDTTGADHLHGGEHAMLSGMVDRLAGSGIVARAAVADTWGAAHALARYAGRSPLISPPRAVEAAIAPLPIKALRLPPALVHNLRTLGFDRIGDLVAQPRAPLTLRFGPELGRRIDQALGLAPELIDPIRPDDLIEVRRSFPEPIGAAETIARYIGKLVVQLCAALEERGLGARRLDLLCHRVDNIMQAVRVGTALPVRDVKRLTRLLCDKIETIEPGFGIEILTLTATIAEPIDGKQTITSLIDDTVPDVSDLVDTLANRVGGSRIYRAAPVASDVPERSVCRVPAMSPETGATWSGDWPRPPRLLDRPELIETVALLPDHPPVSFTWRGVRRRVKRADGPERLFGEWWKRDAELVAVRDYFRIEDDAGERYWIYRAGDGEDAATGSHRWFLHGVFG from the coding sequence ATGACACGGGTCGTCTCGCTCTTCCTGCCCACATGGTCAACAGATCGCGTGCGCAGGACGGCCGGCGACGCGGCGCCTCCGGCTGAGGCGCCGCTCGTCCTGATCGGCCATGACGGGAGAAGGCGGGTGGTGGTCGCGGCGGATGCCGCGGCCCAGTCCGCCGGCCTGCGCGTGGGGATGCCGGCGACCAGGGCCCAGGTCCTCGTCCCGGGCCTCCTCGTTCAGGACGCCGCTCCCACGGCCGACGCCGAGGCACTCGACCGCCTCGCGCTCTGGGTCCTGCAACGCTACGCCCCGATCGTCGCCGCCTGCCTGCCTGACGGCATCGTCATCGACACGACCGGCGCCGATCATCTGCACGGCGGCGAACACGCCATGCTGTCGGGCATGGTCGACCGCCTGGCGGGCTCGGGGATCGTCGCCCGCGCCGCCGTCGCCGACACCTGGGGCGCGGCGCACGCCCTCGCGCGATACGCCGGCCGGTCGCCCCTGATCTCCCCGCCGAGAGCCGTCGAAGCCGCGATCGCGCCGCTGCCGATCAAGGCGCTCCGGCTGCCGCCGGCCCTGGTCCACAATCTGCGGACGCTGGGCTTCGACCGCATTGGCGATCTAGTCGCGCAGCCGCGCGCCCCGCTCACGCTTCGCTTCGGACCCGAGCTAGGCCGCCGGATCGACCAGGCGCTCGGCCTCGCGCCCGAACTCATCGACCCGATCCGGCCGGACGACCTGATCGAGGTCCGCCGTAGCTTTCCTGAACCGATCGGCGCGGCCGAGACCATCGCCCGCTATATCGGCAAGCTGGTGGTCCAGCTCTGCGCGGCGCTCGAAGAACGCGGCCTCGGCGCGCGGCGCCTCGACCTGCTCTGCCATCGCGTCGACAACATCATGCAGGCGGTCCGCGTCGGCACGGCCTTGCCGGTGCGCGACGTCAAGCGCCTGACCCGGCTTCTGTGCGACAAGATCGAGACCATCGAACCCGGCTTCGGTATCGAAATCCTGACGCTCACAGCGACAATCGCCGAACCGATCGACGGCAAGCAGACCATCACCTCCCTTATCGACGACACCGTGCCGGACGTCTCCGATCTCGTCGATACGCTCGCCAACCGGGTTGGCGGCAGTCGCATCTATCGCGCCGCGCCGGTCGCCAGCGACGTCCCCGAGCGCTCCGTCTGTCGCGTGCCCGCCATGTCGCCCGAGACCGGGGCGACATGGTCCGGCGACTGGCCGCGACCGCCGCGTCTGCTCGATCGTCCCGAATTGATCGAGACCGTCGCGCTGCTGCCCGATCATCCTCCGGTGTCCTTCACCTGGCGCGGTGTCCGGCGACGCGTGAAGCGCGCCGACGGCCCCGAGCGCTTGTTCGGAGAATGGTGGAAGCGCGACGCCGAACTGGTCGCCGTGCGGGACTATTTCCGGATCGAGGATGACGCCGGCGAACGCTACTGGATCTACCGCGCCGGCGATGGTGAGGATGCGGCCACTGGATCGCACCGCTGGTTCCTGCATGGGGTGTTCGGATGA
- a CDS encoding ImuA family protein: MRPEPAIESLRAQIEKIEGKSRRVKSVLPFGIAEVDSRLPGEGLALGALHEIAGGGNGAIDGAAAALFAAGIAARTKGKVLWCITRPDLFAPALAQAGLPPDRVIYVEAGDDKTVLACVEEGLRHGGLGAVVAEIGRLSMTASRRLQLAAEGTGAIGLALRRWRRQTEATDFGQPTAAMTRWRVSALPSPTLPVPGVGRHRWLVELIRARAGESADFELEACDDTGRLALPAHMVNRSRAQDGRRRGASG, from the coding sequence TTGCGGCCCGAGCCCGCCATAGAATCCTTGCGCGCGCAGATCGAGAAGATCGAAGGCAAAAGCCGGCGCGTCAAATCGGTGCTTCCCTTTGGAATTGCCGAGGTGGATTCACGACTCCCCGGCGAAGGCCTGGCGCTCGGCGCGCTGCACGAGATCGCGGGCGGCGGTAACGGCGCGATCGACGGTGCCGCCGCCGCGCTCTTTGCCGCCGGGATTGCTGCGCGCACCAAGGGCAAGGTGCTGTGGTGCATCACCCGTCCCGACCTCTTCGCACCGGCGTTGGCCCAAGCCGGTCTCCCGCCAGATCGCGTGATCTATGTTGAGGCCGGGGACGACAAGACCGTCCTGGCCTGTGTCGAGGAAGGCCTGCGTCATGGCGGACTCGGCGCCGTCGTCGCAGAAATCGGCCGCCTGTCGATGACCGCCTCGCGTCGCCTTCAACTCGCCGCCGAGGGCACCGGTGCAATCGGCCTGGCGCTACGCCGCTGGCGGCGACAAACGGAGGCCACGGACTTCGGCCAGCCAACCGCCGCCATGACCCGCTGGCGGGTCTCGGCCCTGCCTTCACCCACTTTGCCCGTTCCGGGAGTCGGCCGACACCGCTGGCTTGTCGAGCTGATCCGCGCTCGCGCGGGCGAGAGTGCTGATTTCGAATTGGAGGCGTGCGATGACACGGGTCGTCTCGCTCTTCCTGCCCACATGGTCAACAGATCGCGTGCGCAGGACGGCCGGCGACGCGGCGCCTCCGGCTGA
- a CDS encoding RES family NAD+ phosphorylase, whose amino-acid sequence MAPPDPRPLPPADFAARDLPIEIIDKGARLVRIHRTELSPIFFGSSGGNRFDDPTRQYGVSYLSQTIEGAFAETCLRSIGARFVALSFLEARSFCEIEVTSPLRLVSVHGPGLARIGATGIVTSGPHSVAQEWSRAIHDHSAGADGVVYRSNHDNGELCVALFERAHDRLAVIASTPILSNRDRLGELFARYKVGLG is encoded by the coding sequence ATGGCGCCGCCTGATCCGAGACCGCTGCCGCCCGCCGATTTCGCCGCCCGCGATCTGCCCATAGAGATCATCGATAAAGGCGCTCGGCTGGTCCGCATCCATCGCACGGAACTTAGCCCGATCTTTTTCGGGTCCTCTGGCGGCAACCGCTTTGATGATCCGACACGCCAGTATGGCGTCTCCTACCTCTCACAAACGATTGAAGGCGCGTTCGCCGAAACGTGCCTTCGCTCTATCGGCGCCCGTTTCGTTGCACTAAGCTTTCTTGAGGCCCGATCATTCTGCGAGATCGAGGTCACATCGCCTTTGCGGCTCGTCTCGGTTCACGGCCCTGGCTTGGCTCGCATCGGTGCTACAGGCATTGTAACCAGCGGTCCGCACTCGGTTGCGCAGGAGTGGTCGCGCGCCATCCATGATCATTCGGCTGGCGCCGATGGCGTCGTTTACCGCTCCAACCACGACAACGGGGAACTCTGCGTCGCGCTGTTCGAGCGGGCGCACGACCGTCTGGCTGTGATCGCTTCCACGCCCATACTATCAAACCGCGACCGTCTCGGCGAACTGTTTGCCCGATATAAGGTCGGTCTGGGATAG
- a CDS encoding Rv2175c family DNA-binding protein translates to MNILKGSHLMTPPASAGTQRRRSRATNFTGEPTSAASTRVRRPEPGSSEDLVAAFVLRSGRALARIAERMPRDRLLAAVGASTDTDVLFSSLHEAAAIGAEILPDRPDPLTEALLRGSEMKREMLKAEGGVLSAQQLAEHLGITPQGLGRKRERSQVFWLDVGDGYVYPAFQIGKNGLLRGIRDVLDAFTVEDAWMRVNFMLTGDARLEGQRPIDLLRKGQTDEVVRAAAAYGEHGAA, encoded by the coding sequence TTGAACATTCTCAAGGGATCTCATCTCATGACGCCTCCCGCTTCAGCCGGTACTCAGCGTCGTCGCAGCCGCGCAACGAACTTCACCGGCGAACCAACCTCTGCCGCGTCGACGCGTGTCCGGCGCCCCGAACCCGGATCAAGCGAGGATCTCGTAGCGGCTTTCGTGCTGCGTAGCGGCAGGGCCCTCGCGCGCATCGCCGAGCGCATGCCGCGTGATCGGCTCCTGGCGGCGGTCGGCGCGTCAACGGACACTGACGTTCTCTTCAGCTCACTTCACGAGGCGGCAGCCATCGGCGCCGAGATTCTGCCCGATCGGCCCGACCCATTGACCGAAGCGCTATTGCGCGGCTCCGAAATGAAGCGGGAAATGCTCAAAGCCGAAGGCGGTGTTCTTTCCGCGCAGCAGCTCGCTGAGCACCTTGGCATCACGCCGCAGGGTCTCGGCCGTAAACGCGAGCGCAGCCAAGTGTTCTGGCTCGATGTAGGCGACGGCTATGTCTACCCCGCGTTTCAGATCGGCAAGAATGGGCTATTGCGGGGCATCCGCGACGTGCTGGACGCCTTCACCGTCGAAGATGCCTGGATGCGAGTCAACTTCATGCTGACTGGCGACGCCAGGCTCGAAGGCCAGCGACCGATCGATCTGCTCCGCAAAGGTCAGACAGATGAGGTTGTCAGGGCGGCAGCGGCTTACGGCGAACATGGCGCCGCCTGA
- a CDS encoding recombinase family protein, translating into MNANATPALASTGRAALYLRVSTGRQAENDLSIPDQRRQLQSYCQAKGLAVAAEFVEPGASATDDRRPEFQKMMDAATQKPALFDTIIVHSFSRFFRDQFQLEFYFRRLAKNGVRLVSITQDLGDDPMSVMMRQIMALFDEYQSKENAKHTLRAMRENARQGFWNGSRPPFGYRIVSAEQRGIRVKKRIEPDPMQLETVRLMFRLARLGGEDGPMGSRQIADYLNIRGIRTQTGGRWGVGAVHQILTRETYIGRHRFNVSGKRRGERKSEDEIVDVEVDPIIDADEFAEVQAIMRSRSPQLKAPRFVAAGTLLGGVCYCADCGGAMTLRTSGKGNQYRYYTCCTTARQGKTGCKGRTIPMDVLDDKVVGCLEELLLEKGHLEELLAGVLERREAHADNLKDRIVALRKQAADAEAKLTRLYEAIENGLAELDDSNLKGRIAELKRMRDSARADADRAEDRGEGKTNQITPELLEAFASEARRQIRTKDGSFRRHHVQTLVQRVEVGADEIRIKGSKPTLLQTLVASGGNRRVETAGIGFRSFNPKWLPGPDSNRRPVD; encoded by the coding sequence ATGAACGCCAACGCGACACCTGCCTTGGCGTCGACAGGACGCGCCGCCTTGTATCTGAGGGTTTCGACGGGGCGGCAGGCCGAGAATGACCTTTCGATCCCGGACCAGCGCCGGCAGCTTCAGTCGTATTGTCAGGCGAAGGGTCTGGCTGTCGCGGCGGAGTTCGTGGAGCCGGGGGCCTCCGCCACCGACGACCGCCGTCCCGAGTTCCAAAAGATGATGGACGCAGCCACGCAAAAGCCGGCGCTGTTCGATACGATCATCGTCCACTCCTTCTCCCGCTTTTTTCGCGATCAGTTCCAACTGGAATTCTATTTCCGCCGTTTGGCGAAGAACGGTGTCCGCCTCGTTTCGATCACGCAGGATCTCGGCGACGATCCGATGAGCGTGATGATGCGCCAGATCATGGCGCTCTTTGACGAATATCAGTCGAAAGAGAACGCGAAGCATACGCTGCGGGCGATGCGTGAGAATGCGCGGCAAGGCTTTTGGAACGGCTCACGTCCTCCGTTCGGATATCGTATTGTCTCCGCGGAACAGAGAGGCATCAGGGTCAAGAAGCGCATCGAGCCCGATCCCATGCAGTTGGAGACGGTGCGGCTCATGTTCCGGCTGGCGCGCCTCGGGGGAGAAGACGGACCCATGGGGTCCCGGCAGATTGCGGACTATCTCAACATTCGAGGGATACGCACCCAGACGGGAGGCCGCTGGGGTGTTGGCGCAGTTCACCAGATCCTGACGCGCGAGACCTACATCGGTCGGCACCGCTTCAATGTATCCGGAAAGCGTCGGGGAGAGCGCAAGTCGGAGGACGAGATCGTCGATGTCGAGGTCGATCCGATCATCGATGCCGACGAATTTGCCGAAGTTCAGGCGATCATGCGGTCTCGCAGCCCCCAACTGAAGGCTCCGCGCTTTGTAGCGGCCGGCACGCTCCTGGGCGGCGTTTGCTATTGCGCCGACTGCGGTGGAGCGATGACACTGCGGACGTCAGGCAAGGGGAATCAATACCGCTACTACACGTGCTGCACGACCGCCCGACAGGGGAAGACGGGCTGCAAGGGCCGAACCATCCCGATGGACGTCCTAGATGACAAAGTTGTGGGCTGCCTGGAGGAGTTGCTTCTTGAAAAGGGGCACCTCGAAGAGCTGCTCGCTGGCGTGCTGGAGCGTCGGGAGGCGCACGCCGACAATCTCAAGGATCGAATCGTCGCCCTTCGTAAGCAGGCTGCGGACGCTGAGGCCAAGCTGACCCGTCTATACGAGGCCATCGAGAACGGACTCGCGGAACTGGATGATTCCAACCTCAAGGGACGAATCGCGGAATTGAAGCGGATGCGAGACTCGGCGCGCGCCGACGCCGACCGGGCTGAGGATCGCGGCGAAGGAAAGACGAACCAGATCACACCTGAGCTATTGGAAGCCTTCGCAAGCGAGGCCCGGCGTCAGATCAGGACGAAAGATGGGAGCTTCCGACGGCACCACGTTCAGACGCTTGTCCAGCGTGTCGAGGTCGGAGCTGACGAAATAAGGATCAAAGGCTCGAAACCCACGCTCCTCCAGACGCTCGTAGCGTCTGGAGGAAACCGTAGAGTGGAAACTGCGGGAATCGGCTTTCGCAGTTTCAATCCGAAATGGCTCCCCGGGCCGGATTCGAACCGGCGACCTGTCGATTAA